A region from the Cupriavidus sp. D39 genome encodes:
- the tnpC gene encoding IS66 family transposase encodes MKHQIAQLNRAHFGASSERLPGQAELFAAPLDLPSPPTAAEIKVAGHTRKGRPGLSKDLPRTRIEYDLSAAEKAAFDSLQRIGEERSETLHYEPAKLTVIEHIRFKYAAMKNGESTIVTATAQPSPLPKSNASAGLLANIQVNTFVDHLPIHRQEMGYARLGIHLPRATLCEWKLGSAELLQTLLPSLRIHILQAPRLHLDDTTLPLLERGRATTKQAHLWGYLGAGQRQENGLWVDHPPAVMFEFAESRAATHPLTFLRDYRGYLQADAYSGHDALYRTGRIIEVGCWAHCRRRFFEIAKVQKAPGLAAQALAWIAQLYAIEAGIKDKPPDHKLAVRQAQSVPLLAQFHQWLLGNAHGLLAKQQPLEQAFGYALRHWQALVRYTESGILEPDNNRLERAIRPIAVGRANFMFVGSPRGGRAAATMYSLLGTCRLNGIEPYGWLKDTLERLPAHPISRVHELLPLPR; translated from the coding sequence TTGAAGCACCAGATCGCGCAGCTTAACCGCGCGCACTTCGGCGCCAGCTCCGAACGTCTGCCGGGTCAGGCCGAACTCTTTGCCGCGCCGCTCGATCTGCCGTCACCGCCAACCGCCGCAGAGATCAAGGTGGCGGGCCACACCCGCAAGGGGCGCCCGGGACTTTCCAAGGACCTACCGCGCACGCGGATCGAATACGATCTGTCCGCGGCGGAGAAGGCCGCCTTCGATTCACTGCAGCGCATCGGCGAGGAGCGCAGCGAGACGCTGCATTACGAGCCAGCCAAGCTTACCGTCATCGAGCACATCCGCTTCAAGTATGCGGCCATGAAGAACGGTGAGTCCACCATCGTGACCGCCACCGCGCAGCCCTCGCCGTTACCCAAGAGCAACGCCAGCGCGGGCCTGCTCGCCAACATCCAGGTCAATACCTTTGTGGACCACTTGCCGATCCACCGGCAGGAGATGGGCTACGCCCGCCTGGGCATTCATCTGCCGCGTGCCACACTGTGCGAATGGAAGCTGGGGTCGGCCGAGTTGCTGCAGACGCTCTTACCATCCTTGCGCATTCACATCCTACAAGCACCGCGCCTGCACCTGGACGACACCACGCTGCCGTTGCTCGAACGCGGGCGCGCCACCACCAAGCAGGCGCACCTGTGGGGCTACCTCGGAGCCGGACAGCGGCAGGAGAACGGGCTGTGGGTCGATCACCCGCCGGCGGTCATGTTCGAGTTCGCCGAATCCCGTGCCGCCACCCATCCGCTCACCTTCCTGCGCGACTATCGGGGGTACCTGCAGGCCGACGCCTACAGTGGTCACGATGCCCTCTATCGCACCGGCCGCATCATCGAAGTCGGTTGTTGGGCGCATTGCAGGAGACGCTTCTTTGAGATCGCCAAGGTGCAGAAGGCGCCGGGGTTGGCCGCGCAGGCGCTGGCGTGGATCGCCCAGTTGTATGCCATCGAGGCCGGCATCAAGGACAAGCCACCGGATCACAAACTGGCCGTGCGGCAGGCGCAATCCGTGCCGCTGCTCGCCCAGTTCCACCAGTGGCTGCTAGGCAATGCCCATGGCTTGCTGGCCAAGCAGCAGCCGTTGGAGCAGGCCTTCGGCTATGCACTGCGACATTGGCAGGCCCTCGTGCGCTACACCGAAAGCGGTATCCTGGAGCCGGACAACAATCGCCTCGAGCGCGCCATCCGCCCAATTGCCGTTGGCAGAGCGAATTTTATGTTCGTGGGCTCGCCGCGTGGCGGGCGTGCCGCCGCGACGATGTACTCGCTGCTGGGTACCTGTCGCCTGAATGGTATCGAGCCCTATGGCTGGCTCAAGGATACCCTGGAGCGCCTGCCAGCCCACCCCATCAGCCGGGTCCACGAACTGCTACCGCTGCCACGCTAA
- a CDS encoding MarR family winged helix-turn-helix transcriptional regulator codes for MHSNHKQDDPQAAGASALATDLRIVIGQLRRRLREEVHPGDLTWSQMSVLGRLERDGPATVTTLARAEGVRSQSMGATVAVLEAARLVSGAPDPVDGRQTILSLTADAREMILATRAAREDWLLRAIRTKLAATEQEALAAGIALLKRLADS; via the coding sequence ATGCATTCCAACCACAAACAAGATGATCCGCAGGCTGCCGGCGCATCCGCGCTGGCAACCGATCTTCGTATCGTGATCGGCCAGTTGAGGCGCCGCCTGCGTGAAGAGGTGCATCCGGGCGATCTCACCTGGTCGCAGATGTCCGTTCTTGGCCGCCTGGAGCGCGATGGCCCGGCCACTGTGACAACCCTGGCGCGGGCCGAGGGTGTGCGGTCGCAGTCCATGGGCGCCACGGTCGCTGTCCTGGAAGCAGCCCGGCTGGTGAGCGGTGCGCCGGATCCGGTCGACGGGCGGCAGACCATCTTGTCGCTCACGGCTGACGCCAGGGAGATGATCCTGGCGACCCGTGCAGCGCGCGAAGACTGGCTGCTCCGTGCCATCCGGACAAAGCTGGCGGCGACGGAGCAAGAGGCGCTTGCGGCCGGCATCGCCCTGCTCAAACGGCTGGCCGACTCGTGA
- a CDS encoding isochorismatase family protein gives MPVTVLDPKAALVVIDLQQGIVSLPVVHPVDEVVKQSAALATAFRGHGLPVVLVNVAGGAPGRTEQGRRLGDLPAGWDDLVPELNRQPADHTVTKRTWGAFTKTDLEAQLRKLGVTQVVLAGVATSIGVESTARQAYEFGFNVALAVDAMTDMSLDAHANSIARIFPRLGETGTTREIIDLLEKSGSR, from the coding sequence ATGCCAGTCACCGTTCTTGATCCGAAAGCCGCTCTCGTTGTCATCGATCTGCAGCAGGGAATCGTCTCGCTTCCCGTCGTGCACCCGGTCGATGAGGTCGTGAAGCAGTCTGCGGCCCTTGCCACCGCGTTCCGTGGCCACGGCCTGCCAGTTGTGCTGGTCAATGTTGCCGGCGGCGCCCCCGGCCGTACCGAACAGGGACGCAGGCTTGGCGATCTTCCTGCCGGATGGGACGATCTGGTGCCCGAGTTGAACCGGCAGCCGGCTGACCACACGGTGACAAAGCGGACCTGGGGAGCCTTCACCAAGACCGATCTTGAGGCGCAACTGAGAAAGCTGGGTGTGACACAGGTGGTGCTTGCCGGCGTTGCGACCAGCATCGGCGTGGAGTCGACTGCGCGCCAGGCGTATGAGTTTGGGTTCAACGTTGCCCTGGCCGTCGATGCCATGACCGACATGAGCCTGGATGCGCACGCGAACAGCATTGCGCGGATTTTCCCGAGGCTGGGGGAGACCGGCACAACCCGCGAGATCATCGATCTGCTCGAAAAGAGCGGTAGCCGGTGA
- a CDS encoding MFS transporter: protein MRGTFRSLNNFNYRLWAGGAIVSNVGTWMQRTAQDWLVLTHLTHKNATSVGVVMALQFGPQMLLLPLTGFAADHFDRRKLLLATQAAMGTLALGLGLLTLSGHVQLWHVYLFAFLLGCVTAFDSPARQTFVAELVGDSDLSNAVALNFTSFNAARMIGPAVAGVLISVVGTGWVFLINAASFVAVLGALSRLRLGELHRKPRAVRTRGSFAEGFRYVWRRPDLKAALLMLFLIGTFGLNFPIFISTMSVTVFHAGADQFGFLTSIMAIGSVTGALLAARRAKPRFSLLLAGATVFGVGCALAAIMPSYALFGLALIMVGVAAQTVTTSTNSLVQLSTEPAMRGRVVAILLALALGGTPLGAPIVGWVADTFGPRWALGIGAGAGFAAAIVGVRYLAKYHRLRLRIDAGRLRLSLDEHMLKPKA, encoded by the coding sequence GTGAGAGGCACCTTCCGTTCGCTGAACAACTTCAACTACCGGCTCTGGGCCGGCGGGGCCATCGTATCCAATGTGGGAACCTGGATGCAGCGCACCGCGCAGGACTGGCTGGTGCTCACGCATCTGACGCACAAGAACGCAACGTCCGTGGGCGTGGTCATGGCGCTGCAGTTCGGGCCCCAGATGCTCTTGTTACCCTTGACCGGCTTTGCGGCGGATCATTTCGACCGGCGCAAGCTCCTGCTTGCCACCCAGGCCGCCATGGGCACGCTGGCGCTCGGACTGGGGCTCCTGACCTTGTCCGGGCACGTCCAGTTGTGGCACGTGTACCTGTTTGCGTTCCTGCTCGGCTGCGTCACGGCATTCGACTCTCCCGCGCGCCAGACCTTTGTCGCCGAGCTGGTCGGGGACTCGGACCTGTCCAATGCCGTGGCGCTGAATTTCACCTCGTTCAACGCAGCGCGGATGATTGGCCCTGCCGTGGCCGGCGTGCTGATCAGCGTGGTGGGCACCGGATGGGTATTCCTGATCAATGCGGCGTCTTTTGTCGCGGTGCTGGGGGCGTTGAGCCGCCTGCGCCTTGGTGAACTGCATCGGAAGCCCCGGGCGGTGCGCACGCGGGGCAGCTTTGCCGAGGGCTTTCGCTATGTCTGGCGGCGCCCCGACCTGAAGGCTGCCTTGCTCATGCTGTTCCTGATCGGTACGTTTGGGCTGAACTTCCCGATTTTCATCTCGACGATGTCGGTTACCGTCTTTCATGCCGGTGCGGATCAGTTCGGTTTCCTGACGTCGATCATGGCGATCGGGTCGGTTACCGGCGCCTTGCTGGCGGCAAGGCGAGCCAAGCCGCGTTTCTCGCTTTTACTCGCTGGCGCAACGGTTTTCGGGGTAGGCTGCGCGCTAGCCGCGATCATGCCCAGCTACGCCCTGTTTGGTCTTGCACTGATCATGGTTGGCGTGGCGGCACAGACCGTGACCACGTCGACAAACAGCCTGGTGCAGCTATCGACCGAACCCGCCATGCGCGGCCGGGTGGTGGCCATCCTCCTCGCCTTGGCTTTGGGCGGCACCCCGCTTGGCGCGCCGATCGTCGGCTGGGTCGCCGACACGTTCGGGCCACGCTGGGCGCTTGGCATCGGCGCTGGCGCGGGCTTTGCCGCTGCGATCGTCGGCGTGCGTTACCTCGCGAAATATCATCGCCTGCGCTTGCGCATCGACGCCGGGCGCCTGCGCTTGAGCTTGGACGAACACATGCTCAAGCCGAAGGCGTGA
- a CDS encoding IclR family transcriptional regulator gives MDPELALSRARGRASSTSANRSLERGMEILRAFRAGSEVLGNGDLAERTGLPRSTVSRLTQSLVEAGFLLYDATLRAYRLGPPVLSLAHAMRTGSAVLQAAAPLMRELAQSQHINVGLAMADRDEMVYLESIRYSRKVSLRSVVTGQRVPMELTSLGRAYLAAAPEQETKALLEGFGRRLRANWPALAQDIEQAIGQVRKQGWCMASWQPEVVALSTPLVFKSYAIHVLNVSTATQATPASAARILKPHLMKLAAQIRSAMGDEAV, from the coding sequence TTGGATCCCGAACTAGCGCTGTCGCGGGCGCGTGGCAGGGCGAGCAGCACATCGGCCAATCGCTCGCTCGAGCGCGGCATGGAGATACTCCGGGCGTTTCGCGCGGGCTCGGAAGTGCTGGGCAACGGCGACCTGGCCGAACGCACCGGCCTGCCGCGCTCGACCGTCAGCCGGCTCACGCAAAGCCTGGTCGAGGCCGGCTTCCTCCTGTACGACGCCACGCTGCGCGCTTACCGGCTTGGCCCGCCGGTCCTGAGCCTGGCGCACGCCATGCGCACCGGCTCTGCCGTGCTGCAGGCAGCAGCCCCCTTGATGCGCGAGCTCGCGCAAAGCCAGCACATCAACGTCGGGCTGGCCATGGCCGACCGCGACGAGATGGTCTACCTGGAATCCATCCGCTATAGCCGCAAGGTTTCGCTGCGCAGCGTCGTGACCGGGCAGCGTGTGCCCATGGAGCTGACCTCCCTGGGGCGCGCCTACCTGGCCGCGGCCCCCGAGCAGGAAACCAAGGCCTTGCTGGAAGGCTTCGGCAGGCGCCTGCGCGCTAACTGGCCCGCACTTGCACAAGACATCGAGCAAGCCATCGGGCAGGTGCGCAAGCAAGGCTGGTGCATGGCGAGCTGGCAGCCGGAAGTGGTCGCGCTCTCCACGCCACTGGTGTTCAAGAGCTACGCCATCCACGTGCTGAACGTCAGCACCGCCACGCAGGCAACGCCGGCCAGCGCCGCACGCATTCTCAAGCCACACCTGATGAAGCTTGCCGCGCAGATCCGCAGCGCGATGGGCGACGAGGCCGTGTAA